A window from Aquabacterium sp. NJ1 encodes these proteins:
- a CDS encoding high-potential iron-sulfur protein — translation MPVARVNRRLSRRDFIALAPILGGLGCCTWAHADPLLKESAPEALAMDYRADASTVDAAKFPKFKLGQTCANCSLYAGDKGAASGPCGLFMFKEVTAVGWCNAWEKKA, via the coding sequence ATGCCTGTTGCACGCGTCAACCGCCGTCTGTCACGCAGAGATTTCATCGCCCTGGCGCCCATCCTCGGTGGACTGGGTTGCTGCACCTGGGCCCACGCTGACCCGCTGCTGAAAGAGTCCGCCCCCGAAGCCCTGGCCATGGACTATCGCGCGGACGCCAGCACAGTGGACGCGGCCAAGTTCCCCAAATTCAAACTCGGCCAGACCTGCGCGAACTGCTCGCTGTATGCCGGCGACAAGGGCGCGGCCTCGGGCCCCTGCGGCCTGTTCATGTTCAAGGAAGTCACGGCCGTTGGCTGGTGCAATGCCT
- a CDS encoding Ig-like domain-containing protein: MSPSSKIITQKVTANRKAKAGIVLVSACTLFAAYAGRRVYYADTTAPTASITSPSASTAVSGAVAVAVSASDNVGVTKVELYVNGALSGSVAASPYAFTVDSKTLANGSATLKAIAYDKAGNKGSSSTVSVTVSNTTTSGTTGTTTGTTTDTTTGTTTGTTTGTTTGTTTGTTTGATTDVAITTVCQPSGSGTDYQVGPGTGQLASLDLVPWDKLVAGDTVRIFYSTNPYRGHILLAAKGTASAPVRVCGVKGPNGERPIIDGQNAVARKGLSYVGASAGNIQEKRAIVMVDRLGTQDWGTAYPTYIQIDGLEIRAAHPSYTFTNSAGVVQAYDSFGGCIWVERGKNITIADNVIHDCTNGIYSRSVEVGAGTSTITENLRIAGNYIYGNGIVGDDHEHNLYIQSVHPVYEYNRIGAQRAGANGGAIKDRSVGSIVRYNDISEGSRSLDFVEAEDFPTTAMSYADYRTTYVYGNIITKNGSTGSAIHYGGDHYYSTPGSNWGEPIFRKGTLYFYNNTVTITGTVTAPVIFQLSTTEEKAEIWNNVFNFASTVTSPALRAAWDDVYTAYWTAGGTFNLGKNWVPSTFSDSAGRPVPTTLTGFTNLIKGTTSPTDSATLTPLSGSTIVDTAQALPAVVANYPVQFQFDMATFKGKTRTTFGTASDIGAVERMSN; encoded by the coding sequence ATGTCCCCATCCTCCAAGATCATCACGCAAAAAGTAACTGCTAACCGCAAGGCCAAGGCAGGTATTGTTCTGGTCAGTGCCTGCACGCTGTTTGCGGCATACGCTGGCCGCCGCGTCTACTATGCAGACACCACTGCCCCCACGGCCTCGATCACGTCGCCTTCTGCCAGCACCGCAGTGAGCGGCGCCGTGGCTGTTGCCGTGTCGGCCAGCGATAACGTCGGGGTGACCAAGGTCGAGTTGTACGTCAATGGCGCCTTGAGCGGTAGCGTCGCCGCCAGCCCGTACGCCTTCACGGTTGACTCCAAGACCTTGGCCAATGGCTCGGCCACCCTGAAGGCCATCGCCTACGACAAGGCTGGCAACAAGGGTAGCTCCAGCACCGTGTCCGTGACCGTGTCCAACACCACGACGTCCGGCACCACAGGTACGACAACCGGCACCACCACAGATACGACAACCGGTACCACCACCGGCACGACAACCGGTACCACCACAGGTACGACAACCGGCACGACCACGGGCGCCACCACAGATGTCGCGATCACCACAGTCTGCCAGCCTTCAGGCTCCGGCACCGACTACCAGGTTGGCCCAGGCACCGGGCAACTCGCATCGCTGGATCTGGTCCCCTGGGACAAGCTGGTGGCCGGTGACACCGTTCGCATCTTCTATTCGACCAACCCCTATCGTGGCCACATCCTGCTGGCAGCCAAGGGCACCGCATCGGCCCCCGTACGCGTCTGCGGCGTCAAGGGCCCCAACGGCGAACGCCCCATCATTGACGGTCAGAATGCCGTGGCACGCAAGGGCCTGAGCTATGTCGGCGCCAGCGCCGGCAACATCCAGGAAAAGCGCGCCATCGTCATGGTGGACCGCCTGGGCACCCAGGACTGGGGCACCGCTTACCCCACCTACATTCAGATCGATGGCCTGGAGATCCGTGCTGCGCATCCCTCCTACACCTTCACCAACTCGGCGGGTGTCGTGCAGGCTTACGACAGCTTTGGCGGCTGCATCTGGGTTGAACGCGGCAAGAACATCACGATTGCCGACAACGTGATCCACGATTGCACGAACGGCATCTACTCCCGCTCGGTAGAAGTTGGCGCAGGCACCTCCACCATCACGGAAAACCTCCGGATCGCCGGTAACTACATCTACGGCAACGGTATCGTCGGCGACGACCACGAGCACAACCTCTACATCCAGAGCGTGCACCCTGTCTACGAGTACAACCGCATTGGTGCCCAGCGCGCAGGCGCCAACGGCGGCGCCATCAAGGACCGCTCGGTAGGCTCCATCGTTCGCTACAACGACATCAGCGAAGGCTCGCGTTCTCTGGACTTCGTTGAGGCAGAAGACTTCCCCACCACGGCGATGAGCTATGCCGATTACCGCACCACCTATGTGTACGGCAACATCATCACCAAGAACGGCTCGACCGGTTCGGCCATCCACTACGGTGGTGACCACTACTACTCCACGCCAGGCTCCAACTGGGGTGAACCGATCTTCCGCAAGGGCACGCTCTACTTCTACAACAACACCGTGACGATCACGGGCACCGTGACGGCTCCGGTCATCTTCCAGCTGTCCACCACGGAAGAGAAGGCCGAGATCTGGAACAACGTGTTCAACTTCGCCTCCACGGTGACCTCACCGGCCCTGCGCGCTGCCTGGGATGACGTCTACACCGCCTACTGGACGGCTGGCGGCACCTTCAACCTGGGCAAGAACTGGGTACCGAGCACCTTCTCGGATTCCGCTGGCCGCCCCGTTCCCACGACCCTGACCGGCTTCACCAACCTGATCAAGGGCACGACGTCTCCGACTGACAGCGCCACCCTCACTCCGCTGAGCGGCTCTACCATCGTGGACACGGCTCAGGCACTGCCCGCTGTTGTCGCCAACTATCCGGTGCAGTTCCAGTTCGACATGGCAACCTTCAAAGGCAAGACACGCACCACATTCGGCACGGCCAGCGACATCGGCGCCGTCGAACGGATGAGCAACTGA
- a CDS encoding PEP-CTERM sorting domain-containing protein gives MMSLRHIALAALIAASPAFAAQNLVVNGSLTGPITNNGVPTGWSIFEGTPDIMDTTDNVGVVGQLRFGAAPTASADGGTWVGLGAYGSYMERFGQTLSGLQVGQQYTVSWEAGNFGYTYGNISYLGSNAISVLLDGAAVGSGAELALGSSWANQSLTFTATASSQQLSFMLASPSQKAYMSIDGIAVQATAPVPEPGTWALMGLGLCGLAVVKRRRA, from the coding sequence ATGATGTCCCTCCGTCACATTGCCCTGGCCGCCCTGATCGCCGCCTCGCCCGCCTTTGCGGCCCAGAACCTCGTGGTCAATGGCTCGCTGACCGGCCCGATCACCAACAACGGTGTACCCACGGGCTGGAGCATCTTTGAAGGCACACCCGACATCATGGACACCACCGACAACGTGGGCGTGGTCGGCCAGTTGCGCTTTGGTGCCGCCCCCACCGCCTCGGCAGACGGTGGTACCTGGGTCGGCCTGGGCGCCTATGGCTCCTACATGGAGCGCTTCGGCCAGACCCTGAGCGGCCTGCAGGTCGGCCAGCAGTACACCGTCTCCTGGGAAGCAGGCAATTTCGGCTACACCTACGGCAACATCAGCTACCTGGGCAGCAACGCCATCAGCGTGCTGCTGGACGGTGCCGCCGTCGGTTCGGGTGCAGAACTGGCCCTGGGCTCCAGCTGGGCCAACCAGTCGCTGACCTTCACGGCCACGGCCAGCAGCCAGCAACTCTCCTTCATGCTGGCCTCGCCCTCGCAGAAGGCTTACATGTCCATCGACGGCATTGCCGTGCAAGCGACCGCCCCCGTGCCCGAGCCTGGCACCTGGGCCTTGATGGGCCTGGGGCTGTGCGGCCTGGCCGTCGTGAAGCGCCGCCGCGCCTGA
- a CDS encoding DHH family phosphoesterase, with translation MSTGLFTSLPGLAVSPSKTDPNPLVIYHGKCPDGFGAALAAWLYFEGQGEYLGVTHGKINDVAELPPLEGRAVYIVDFSFDETIMQGIDERAAKLVLLDHHKSAADKLGRFQCRCGAVHFDMSQSGAMLSWKFFFPDQAVPDLIRFIQDRDLWNWAYPESAAFLSALDLEPNEFPRWAEIAAFTAEQVSEFCQRGTAMNEKFLNLCKDIAQGASPVTFNGQQGVMVNCPGAFTSEVGNMLSAECGSFALLWSVSKDGTVKVGLRAVSSYNAIPLAEAMGGGGHPQACGFRMGPERLPELLTGVFWSDPEQRPAA, from the coding sequence GTGAGTACTGGCCTTTTCACCTCCCTGCCGGGTCTGGCAGTTTCGCCTTCCAAGACCGACCCCAACCCGCTGGTGATCTACCACGGCAAATGCCCGGACGGCTTTGGCGCCGCGCTGGCCGCCTGGTTGTACTTCGAGGGCCAGGGCGAGTACCTGGGCGTCACCCACGGCAAGATCAACGATGTGGCCGAGTTGCCGCCACTCGAAGGCCGGGCCGTCTACATCGTGGACTTCTCGTTTGACGAGACCATCATGCAGGGCATCGACGAGCGGGCGGCCAAGCTGGTCCTGCTGGACCACCACAAGAGCGCGGCCGACAAGCTCGGGCGCTTCCAGTGCCGTTGCGGCGCGGTGCACTTCGACATGTCGCAGTCTGGCGCGATGCTGTCGTGGAAGTTCTTCTTCCCCGACCAGGCCGTGCCCGATCTGATCCGCTTCATCCAGGATCGTGACCTGTGGAACTGGGCCTACCCGGAAAGCGCCGCGTTCTTGTCGGCGCTGGACCTGGAGCCCAATGAGTTCCCGCGTTGGGCCGAGATCGCGGCGTTCACGGCCGAGCAGGTCAGCGAGTTCTGCCAGCGCGGCACGGCCATGAACGAGAAGTTCCTGAACCTGTGCAAGGACATCGCACAAGGTGCTTCGCCTGTGACCTTCAATGGCCAGCAAGGCGTGATGGTGAACTGCCCGGGCGCGTTCACCAGCGAGGTCGGCAACATGCTGTCGGCCGAGTGCGGCAGCTTCGCCTTGTTGTGGAGCGTGTCCAAGGACGGCACGGTCAAGGTGGGCTTGCGCGCCGTATCCAGCTACAACGCCATCCCCCTGGCCGAAGCCATGGGCGGCGGTGGGCACCCGCAGGCTTGCGGTTTCCGCATGGGCCCCGAGCGCCTGCCGGAGTTGCTGACGGGCGTGTTCTGGTCTGATCCGGAACAGCGGCCCGCCGCCTGA
- the nifH gene encoding nitrogenase iron protein, whose product MASLRQIAFYGKGGIGKSTTSQNTLAALAEMGQKILIVGCDPKADSTRLILHAKAQDTILSLAAEAGSVEDLELEDVMKVGYRDIRCVESGGPEPGVGCAGRGVITSINFLEENGAYDGVDYVSYDVLGDVVCGGFAMPIRENKAQEIYIVMSGEMMAMYAANNISKGILKYANSGGVRLGGLVCNERQTDKELELAESLAKMLGSRLIHFVPRDNIVQHAELRRMTVLEYAPDSKQAQEYRTLANKVHGNAGNGTIPTPITMDQLEDLLMEHGIMKTIDESQVGKSAAELAA is encoded by the coding sequence ATGGCTTCTTTGAGACAGATCGCCTTCTACGGCAAGGGTGGCATCGGCAAGTCCACCACCTCGCAAAACACCTTGGCTGCGCTGGCCGAAATGGGTCAGAAGATCCTGATCGTCGGCTGCGACCCCAAGGCTGACTCGACCCGTCTGATCCTGCACGCGAAGGCCCAGGACACCATCCTGTCGCTGGCTGCTGAAGCCGGTTCGGTGGAGGACCTCGAGCTGGAAGACGTCATGAAGGTCGGTTACCGCGACATCCGTTGCGTGGAATCCGGTGGCCCTGAGCCCGGGGTCGGCTGCGCTGGCCGCGGCGTGATTACCTCGATCAACTTCCTGGAAGAAAACGGCGCTTATGACGGCGTGGACTATGTGTCCTATGACGTGCTGGGTGACGTGGTGTGTGGTGGCTTTGCCATGCCCATCCGTGAAAACAAGGCTCAGGAAATCTACATCGTGATGTCGGGCGAGATGATGGCCATGTACGCCGCCAACAACATCTCCAAGGGCATCCTGAAGTACGCCAACAGCGGTGGTGTGCGCCTGGGTGGCCTGGTTTGCAACGAGCGCCAGACCGACAAGGAACTGGAACTGGCTGAATCGCTGGCCAAGATGCTGGGCTCACGCCTGATCCACTTCGTGCCCCGCGACAACATCGTGCAACACGCTGAGCTGCGCCGCATGACCGTGCTGGAGTACGCACCGGACTCCAAGCAGGCTCAGGAATACCGCACGCTGGCCAACAAGGTCCACGGCAATGCCGGCAACGGCACCATCCCCACCCCCATCACCATGGACCAGCTGGAAGACCTGCTGATGGAGCACGGGATCATGAAGACCATCGACGAAAGCCAAGTGGGCAAGAGCGCTGCCGAATTGGCGGCTTGA
- the nifD gene encoding nitrogenase molybdenum-iron protein alpha chain yields MSMTVEERKATNKALIDEVLKAYPEKMAKRRAKHLGTFEEGKPDCGVKSNIKSLPGVMTIRGCAYAGSKGVVWGPIKDMIHISHGPVGCGQYSWAARRNYYIGVTGVDTFVTMQFTSDFQEKDIVFGGDKKLEKIVDEIQELFPLNKGISVQSECPIGLIGDDIEAVSKKKSKEHNNHTIVPVRCEGFRGVSQSLGHHIANDAIRDWVFDGKTKKEHEFASTPYDVAIIGDYNIGGDAWSSRILLEEMGLRVIAQWSGDGTIAELENTPKAKLNVLHCYRSMNYISRHMEEKYGIPWVEYNFFGPTMIEKSLREIASHFDDTIKAKAEEVIAKYKPLMQAVIDKYKPRLQGKKVMLYVGGLRPRHVIGAYEDLGMEVVGTGYEFGHNDDYQRTTHYIKDSTLIYDDVTGYEFEKFVEKIKPDLIGSGIKEKYVFQKMGVPFRQMHSWDYSGPYHGYDGFAIFARDMDMAISSPIWGLTKAPWKN; encoded by the coding sequence ATGAGCATGACCGTTGAAGAACGCAAGGCCACCAACAAGGCCTTGATTGATGAAGTCCTCAAGGCCTATCCAGAGAAGATGGCCAAGCGCCGCGCCAAGCACCTGGGCACCTTTGAAGAAGGCAAGCCTGATTGCGGCGTGAAGTCCAACATCAAGTCCCTGCCCGGTGTGATGACCATCCGCGGCTGCGCCTACGCCGGCTCCAAGGGCGTGGTGTGGGGCCCGATCAAGGACATGATCCACATTTCGCACGGCCCCGTGGGCTGTGGCCAGTATTCATGGGCTGCGCGTCGCAACTACTACATCGGCGTGACCGGTGTGGACACTTTCGTGACGATGCAGTTCACGTCCGACTTCCAGGAAAAGGACATCGTGTTCGGCGGTGACAAGAAGCTGGAAAAGATCGTGGACGAGATCCAGGAACTGTTCCCCTTGAACAAGGGCATCTCGGTGCAGTCCGAGTGCCCAATCGGCTTGATCGGTGATGACATCGAGGCCGTGTCCAAGAAGAAGTCCAAGGAACACAACAACCACACCATCGTGCCGGTGCGTTGCGAAGGCTTCCGTGGCGTGTCCCAGTCGCTGGGCCACCACATTGCCAACGACGCCATCCGCGACTGGGTGTTCGATGGCAAGACCAAGAAGGAGCACGAGTTTGCTTCGACGCCGTATGACGTGGCCATCATCGGCGACTACAACATCGGTGGCGACGCCTGGTCCAGCCGCATCCTGCTGGAAGAGATGGGCCTGCGCGTGATCGCGCAATGGTCGGGTGACGGCACCATCGCCGAGCTGGAAAACACGCCCAAGGCCAAGCTCAATGTGCTGCACTGCTACCGCTCGATGAACTACATCAGCCGCCACATGGAAGAGAAGTACGGCATCCCATGGGTGGAGTACAACTTCTTCGGCCCCACGATGATCGAGAAGTCGCTGCGCGAGATCGCTTCGCACTTCGATGACACCATCAAGGCCAAGGCTGAAGAGGTGATCGCCAAGTACAAGCCGCTGATGCAGGCCGTCATCGACAAGTACAAGCCTCGTCTGCAAGGCAAGAAGGTCATGCTGTACGTGGGTGGCCTGCGCCCCCGCCACGTGATCGGTGCTTACGAGGATCTGGGCATGGAAGTGGTCGGTACCGGCTACGAGTTCGGCCACAACGACGACTACCAGCGCACCACGCACTACATCAAGGACTCCACCTTGATCTATGACGACGTGACCGGCTACGAGTTCGAGAAGTTCGTCGAGAAGATCAAGCCTGATCTGATCGGCTCGGGCATCAAGGAAAAGTACGTCTTCCAGAAGATGGGTGTGCCCTTCCGCCAGATGCACAGCTGGGACTACTCCGGCCCTTATCACGGCTATGACGGCTTTGCCATCTTTGCTCGTGACATGGACATGGCCATCAGCAGTCCGATCTGGGGCCTGACCAAGGCGCCCTGGAAGAACTGA